One stretch of Sporocytophaga myxococcoides DSM 11118 DNA includes these proteins:
- a CDS encoding cytidylyltransferase domain-containing protein: MKTLFLIPARGGSKGIPGKNIKKFNGKPLIYYSIDLARAFADDKDICVSTDSQDIAETVRAYGLEPPFIRPEEFATDTASGYDVIKHAIQFYEGKGVQYSRIILLQPTSPLRTIKHLKDSLELYSDDVDMVVSVQEMYNPIYLCYNEDENGFLKKAAENTFTRRQDMPKVYKYNGAIYIMKVDSLKKMSISEFTKIRKYVMDDTDSVDIDTPLDWEIAELIYNKKIKGE, translated from the coding sequence ATGAAAACCTTGTTTCTTATTCCTGCTCGTGGAGGCTCCAAAGGTATTCCCGGCAAAAATATTAAAAAATTTAATGGAAAACCTCTTATCTATTACAGCATAGATCTGGCAAGAGCGTTTGCTGATGATAAAGATATTTGCGTTTCTACAGACAGTCAGGATATTGCTGAGACCGTCCGAGCATATGGGTTGGAACCTCCATTTATAAGACCTGAGGAATTCGCGACAGATACAGCTTCAGGGTATGATGTAATTAAACATGCCATTCAATTTTATGAAGGAAAAGGCGTTCAATATTCTAGAATTATTTTATTACAGCCTACTTCTCCTTTGAGAACCATTAAACATCTGAAAGATAGTCTGGAACTATATAGCGATGATGTGGATATGGTTGTGAGTGTGCAGGAGATGTATAATCCAATATACCTTTGCTATAATGAAGATGAAAATGGATTTCTTAAAAAGGCAGCAGAGAATACTTTTACGAGAAGGCAGGATATGCCAAAAGTATATAAGTACAATGGAGCGATTTATATTATGAAAGTGGATTCTCTGAAAAAAATGTCTATCTCAGAATTTACTAAAATAAGAAAGTATGTAATGGATGATACGGATTCTGTTGATATCGATACTCCTTTGGATTGGGAAATCGCAGAACTTATTTATAATAAGAAAATAAAGGGAGAATAA
- a CDS encoding glycosyltransferase family 4 protein, translating to MKVLILSTFDTFGGAGIAALRLHKALLKSGLKSEMLVQEKKANNKNVHSIANTWVQKKLALFRFAADRLQFSFYEKDKSARFIFSQAEIGVDLSNNALVKEADVIHLHWINFGFLSLDSIQKLIATGKPIIITLHDMWTFTGGCHYSKDCTNYLRACGNCLPYLKHPYETDLSRKRWNKKAEVFGQKNLTIVSCSEWLGSKARQSSLLKDKKVVSVPNPIDVSVFTPEDKTNARKFFNLNPDKKYILFAAMKVSDERKGFAFFKNGLEILAKQFSNELKDTELLIFGLYDEQDFSGIPFKINSLGRLSDMSTIVNAYSAASVFVIPSLEDNLPNTVMESLACGTPVVGFNTGGIPEMVEHRKTGYVAEYKSSEDLAAGIYWTLFQAPYETLCMQSREKAIRDYSEESVAEKYTHLYKEAKGN from the coding sequence ATGAAAGTTTTAATTTTAAGCACATTTGATACTTTTGGAGGGGCGGGAATTGCAGCCTTACGTCTTCATAAAGCTTTATTAAAAAGTGGCCTGAAGTCTGAAATGCTGGTGCAGGAAAAGAAAGCCAATAACAAGAATGTTCACAGCATTGCGAATACCTGGGTTCAGAAGAAACTTGCCCTATTCCGATTTGCAGCAGACAGGCTGCAATTTTCTTTTTATGAGAAAGATAAATCTGCTCGTTTCATTTTTTCTCAAGCCGAAATTGGTGTTGATCTCAGTAATAATGCACTTGTAAAAGAAGCAGATGTTATTCACCTTCACTGGATCAATTTTGGATTCTTGTCTTTAGACTCAATACAAAAACTGATAGCAACAGGCAAACCAATCATAATAACCCTCCACGACATGTGGACCTTCACTGGTGGCTGTCATTACAGCAAAGATTGCACAAATTACCTCAGAGCATGTGGTAATTGTCTTCCTTACTTAAAACATCCTTATGAAACAGATTTGTCCAGAAAAAGGTGGAATAAGAAAGCTGAAGTTTTCGGTCAAAAAAATCTGACAATTGTCTCTTGCAGTGAATGGCTTGGATCCAAAGCGAGACAAAGCAGTTTGCTGAAAGATAAAAAAGTGGTATCTGTTCCCAATCCAATAGATGTATCAGTGTTTACGCCAGAGGATAAAACTAATGCAAGAAAATTCTTTAATCTGAATCCTGATAAAAAGTATATACTTTTTGCAGCCATGAAAGTAAGTGATGAAAGAAAGGGCTTTGCTTTCTTCAAAAATGGACTAGAGATACTGGCAAAGCAATTTTCAAATGAACTTAAGGATACAGAATTATTAATTTTTGGTCTGTATGATGAGCAGGATTTTTCAGGAATACCTTTTAAAATAAATAGTCTGGGAAGATTGTCTGATATGTCAACCATTGTCAATGCATATTCTGCAGCATCAGTATTTGTTATACCTTCTTTGGAGGATAATTTGCCCAATACAGTGATGGAGTCACTTGCTTGTGGGACACCTGTGGTAGGTTTTAATACGGGAGGAATTCCCGAAATGGTAGAACATAGGAAGACGGGCTATGTAGCTGAATATAAATCATCAGAAGATTTAGCTGCTGGCATTTATTGGACATTGTTTCAGGCTCCTTACGAAACATTGTGTATGCAATCAAGAGAGAAGGCCATTAGGGATTATTCAGAAGAATCCGTAGCAGAAAAGTATACTCATTTGTACAAAGAGGCAAAAGGAAATTAG
- a CDS encoding oligosaccharide flippase family protein gives MSTIKKQSLHSAIFSYLGVAIGFISQGLLIPNLLTKDQNGLLGLLLSFMYIFVQLASLGVNYAGSRFFPRFSERKGYGGFVFTGLSISMLGFLMTSALVFLLKPLFLSSSTEGSAILDQYFYLLLPISLGTILFNFFDSYSRNLFETVSGTFLNQFVQRLIILIGLVLIAVIGISFDVFIWIWTSAFIIPTIWMIIKSMQLSGFSLIPDFSVFTPKFRKEFINYSLVTILAGFSSMIIMYIDKIMLTYYGGLEDTGVYNTASFFGSIMGMSLIAMSKAAIPVIVNAFKNNDLHTIQTIYRKSCVMQLIIGCLIFGGILINLDSFFELIPQGYQEGKWVIIILGLGKLFDLATGLNGIVMAMSKYYRYDLVIMISLIFLTIIANMILIPEYKLVGAALAAAFSTFYYNSIKYWLVLKKLKMQPFDINILKVIIVSSVIIAAAYYIPLIGGSVFNNLLDMAIRSSIFSVVFIVVIYKMRVSLEMNDIINRVLKPLLKS, from the coding sequence ATGAGTACAATTAAAAAACAATCCTTACACAGTGCTATCTTTTCATACCTTGGGGTTGCAATAGGATTTATCAGTCAGGGATTACTTATCCCTAATTTGCTGACCAAAGATCAGAACGGACTTTTGGGATTACTTTTATCCTTTATGTATATATTCGTGCAGTTAGCCAGTCTTGGAGTTAACTATGCAGGTAGCCGGTTTTTCCCGAGGTTTAGTGAAAGAAAGGGATATGGTGGCTTTGTTTTCACCGGACTGAGTATTTCCATGTTAGGTTTTCTGATGACATCTGCTTTAGTATTCTTATTGAAACCTTTATTTCTGTCTTCCTCTACGGAAGGATCAGCTATACTAGACCAATATTTTTATCTGCTACTTCCTATTTCCTTAGGCACTATACTGTTTAATTTTTTTGATAGTTATTCAAGGAATTTATTTGAAACAGTATCCGGAACCTTTCTGAATCAATTTGTACAAAGATTGATAATTTTAATAGGTCTCGTGCTTATAGCTGTGATTGGAATAAGTTTTGATGTCTTCATTTGGATTTGGACCTCAGCATTTATAATTCCCACAATATGGATGATAATAAAATCCATGCAATTAAGTGGATTTTCTCTTATTCCTGATTTCTCAGTATTCACTCCTAAGTTCCGGAAGGAATTTATTAATTACAGCCTTGTTACAATATTGGCCGGGTTTTCTTCTATGATTATTATGTACATAGATAAGATTATGCTGACTTATTATGGCGGTTTGGAAGACACGGGTGTTTATAACACTGCATCTTTTTTCGGAAGTATTATGGGAATGTCTTTAATTGCCATGAGCAAGGCTGCTATCCCTGTTATTGTAAACGCATTTAAAAATAATGATCTTCATACAATACAAACTATCTATCGAAAAAGCTGTGTCATGCAGCTGATAATTGGATGTCTTATATTTGGCGGCATACTTATAAATTTAGATTCCTTTTTTGAACTTATTCCGCAAGGTTATCAGGAGGGAAAATGGGTTATCATAATTCTTGGTTTGGGTAAACTCTTTGATCTGGCCACGGGATTAAACGGAATTGTAATGGCTATGTCAAAATATTACAGATACGATTTAGTTATTATGATCAGTCTGATTTTCCTGACCATTATTGCTAATATGATTCTTATACCGGAGTACAAACTGGTAGGAGCAGCATTGGCTGCCGCTTTTTCAACATTTTATTATAACTCAATAAAATATTGGCTGGTCTTGAAGAAATTGAAAATGCAGCCTTTTGATATTAACATTCTTAAAGTTATTATAGTGTCATCGGTTATCATTGCTGCGGCCTATTACATACCTTTAATAGGAGGAAGTGTGTTTAATAACCTTTTGGATATGGCTATCAGATCAAGTATTTTTTCTGTTGTGTTTATTGTAGTTATATATAAAATGAGGGTATCATTAGAAATGAATGATATTATAAACCGAGTATTAAAACCCCTGTTAAAGTCATGA
- a CDS encoding YfhO family protein translates to MNINNFKVKVLPHLLAFVIFLIISLVYFSPYLNGKSLAQNDMVQTLGALKESADFAKSSNEEILWSNSTFSGMPVWRGAGANILNYVNTFLNSFIPNPVLLCLFGFTGFYILLHVFGLNAWLCFAGALAYTFSSYNLISIEAGHINKVYDMMLMAPVIAGIILTYRKNMITGAALTIISLALQIYYGHVQITYYLLIMVVFIIIAEFIYALKGNNLKRFLTGSVVLLFCVIISIAPNVAKLWTMSEYSKATPRGGSDLLAKKDQGTGLDRDYALSWSNGIAETMTILIPSFYGGSSNEQLSTGSETFKTMVNNGIAKGQAKEYIESMPMYWGDQPFTSGPIYFGAIVCFLFILGLILIKGPLKWWIIPVTILSIVLSWGKNFELLTDLFFNYVPLYNKFRSVTMILSVAEITFPLLGFVVLKKVLDSELSKEEIMKGLKISFGITGGLALFFAILGGAFFDFNGASDAQLPTWLIDSLKEDRASALRIDALRSLFFVAATAGMIWAVINDKLKENVFYVLLTVLILVDLWTVDKRYLNSKDFKNKENFEETIFVPSPADNIIAQDKDPYFRVFNVTTNPFADAITSYFHKSIGGYSAIKLGRYQDLIDAQLSKNNMAVLNMLNTRYFIVPDKQTNQPTVQRNPGALGNAWAVDSVRIVPNPDEELKGLSNFDPARTAIVDKVFESYVKDLNLSIDSTASIVLKDYHPNHLTFESKSKKDQLVVFSDVYYQPGWNAYIDDKPVEHIRVNYILRALKIPAGEHTVSFRFEPKSYITGEKISRIGSWILVLSIVGLLGVQLSSSVKKKE, encoded by the coding sequence ATGAATATAAACAACTTTAAAGTAAAGGTTTTACCTCACCTTTTAGCATTCGTCATATTTTTAATTATCTCATTAGTTTACTTCTCCCCTTACCTGAATGGTAAAAGTTTGGCTCAAAACGATATGGTCCAAACACTTGGAGCCTTAAAAGAATCTGCAGACTTTGCCAAAAGCTCAAATGAGGAAATTCTATGGTCAAACAGCACTTTCAGTGGTATGCCTGTTTGGAGAGGAGCAGGAGCCAATATTTTAAACTATGTCAATACCTTTTTGAATAGTTTTATTCCAAACCCTGTACTCCTTTGCCTTTTCGGGTTTACGGGATTCTATATACTATTACACGTATTTGGATTGAATGCATGGCTTTGCTTTGCAGGCGCTCTGGCTTATACATTTTCCAGTTATAATTTAATAAGTATTGAAGCTGGTCATATTAACAAAGTTTATGACATGATGCTGATGGCCCCTGTTATTGCTGGTATTATATTAACATACCGCAAAAATATGATTACCGGAGCGGCCTTAACAATTATCTCCTTAGCCCTCCAGATATATTATGGTCACGTGCAGATTACTTATTATCTGCTGATCATGGTGGTATTCATTATAATCGCCGAATTTATTTATGCCCTGAAAGGTAATAATCTTAAAAGATTTTTAACTGGCTCAGTTGTGTTATTGTTCTGTGTCATTATCAGTATCGCCCCTAATGTGGCCAAACTTTGGACCATGTCTGAGTATTCAAAAGCAACTCCTAGAGGTGGATCAGATTTATTGGCTAAAAAAGACCAGGGAACCGGCCTTGACAGGGACTATGCATTAAGCTGGAGCAATGGTATAGCTGAAACTATGACCATACTGATTCCTTCATTTTATGGAGGAAGTTCAAATGAACAGTTAAGCACCGGATCTGAGACATTCAAAACTATGGTGAATAATGGAATCGCTAAAGGTCAGGCAAAGGAATATATTGAGAGTATGCCAATGTACTGGGGAGACCAGCCATTTACTTCAGGACCAATTTATTTTGGGGCCATCGTTTGCTTCTTGTTTATTTTGGGGTTGATTCTTATAAAAGGTCCTTTGAAATGGTGGATAATCCCTGTAACAATCTTATCCATTGTCCTTTCTTGGGGGAAAAATTTTGAACTGCTTACAGACTTATTCTTTAACTACGTACCACTTTATAATAAATTCAGAAGTGTTACTATGATTCTTTCTGTTGCTGAAATTACATTTCCTCTGCTTGGGTTTGTTGTGTTGAAAAAGGTATTGGATAGTGAGCTTTCAAAAGAAGAAATTATGAAAGGGCTTAAAATCTCTTTCGGTATTACCGGGGGGCTTGCGCTTTTCTTTGCCATTTTAGGTGGTGCATTTTTTGATTTTAACGGTGCTTCTGATGCTCAGCTGCCAACCTGGTTAATTGACTCTCTAAAGGAAGACCGGGCTTCTGCACTAAGAATAGATGCGTTGAGATCATTATTTTTTGTAGCTGCAACTGCTGGAATGATTTGGGCAGTTATCAATGATAAATTAAAGGAGAATGTTTTTTATGTACTACTTACCGTACTTATCCTAGTTGATCTTTGGACTGTAGATAAAAGATATCTGAATTCAAAAGACTTCAAAAACAAAGAAAACTTTGAAGAAACCATATTTGTACCAAGTCCTGCTGATAATATCATTGCTCAAGACAAAGATCCATATTTCAGAGTTTTCAATGTAACGACAAATCCGTTTGCTGATGCAATAACATCTTATTTCCACAAATCAATCGGAGGATATAGTGCGATAAAGTTGGGCAGATATCAGGATCTTATTGACGCACAATTGAGCAAAAACAATATGGCTGTTTTGAATATGCTTAATACCAGGTATTTTATTGTTCCAGACAAACAAACCAATCAACCAACTGTACAAAGAAATCCCGGAGCTTTAGGAAATGCCTGGGCTGTAGATAGTGTAAGAATTGTTCCGAATCCTGATGAAGAACTTAAAGGATTGAGTAATTTTGATCCTGCAAGGACAGCAATTGTGGATAAGGTATTTGAAAGCTATGTGAAAGATTTAAATCTTTCAATCGACAGCACCGCGTCTATTGTACTTAAAGATTACCATCCTAACCATCTTACATTTGAATCAAAATCCAAGAAGGACCAATTGGTTGTTTTCTCAGATGTTTACTACCAGCCAGGGTGGAATGCTTATATTGATGATAAACCTGTAGAGCATATCAGAGTAAATTATATTCTGCGTGCTTTGAAAATTCCTGCAGGAGAACACACCGTTTCATTCAGATTTGAACCTAAGTCTTATATTACAGGTGAAAAAATTTCAAGAATAGGCTCCTGGATATTGGTATTATCAATAGTAGGATTACTTGGTGTCCAGCTATCTTCTTCAGTAAAAAAGAAAGAATAA
- a CDS encoding nucleotidyltransferase family protein, giving the protein MSYKLEFEKYVISETCTLLQALEKLNANDKLTLIVLNSNGEVVGTITDGDIRRGILKGTSLESPISTFMHGNFIFLKNGQPDLALIDSIRKNNIRLLPVLNNERKLVKLFDLTRQKSLLPVEAVLMAGGKGERLRPLTEKTPKPLLKLGNKAIIEYNINNLSKFGIENVYISVKYLADQIIDYLGNGEKYGLNIQYIREDEPLGTLGAVTLVDNYESDTVLVMNSDLFTNLNLEEFYKHYLEVGADMAIASFPYVVSVPYGVLNIDNSSVTSVAEKPTYTYHASAGMYLIKKEYFNLIPRNTFYNATDLMDLLFSMQKKITYFPIVGYWIDIGKPDDYKKAQEYVKYLE; this is encoded by the coding sequence ATGTCTTATAAACTTGAATTTGAAAAATATGTAATCTCCGAAACGTGCACTCTTTTGCAGGCATTGGAGAAGCTTAATGCGAACGATAAGCTGACTTTAATTGTATTAAATAGTAACGGTGAAGTTGTTGGTACAATTACGGATGGCGATATACGCAGGGGTATCTTAAAGGGAACATCCCTTGAATCTCCTATATCAACTTTCATGCATGGCAATTTTATTTTTCTGAAAAACGGACAGCCAGATTTGGCACTGATTGATTCAATAAGAAAAAATAATATAAGGCTCTTGCCTGTGCTGAACAACGAAAGGAAGCTTGTTAAACTTTTCGATCTTACAAGGCAAAAGTCATTGCTTCCTGTAGAAGCTGTTTTAATGGCTGGAGGCAAAGGAGAAAGACTGAGGCCATTGACAGAAAAAACACCAAAGCCTCTATTGAAGCTGGGCAATAAAGCCATTATTGAATATAATATCAATAACCTAAGTAAATTCGGAATAGAGAATGTCTACATCTCTGTTAAATATCTTGCAGACCAGATCATCGATTATCTTGGGAATGGTGAAAAGTATGGATTGAATATACAATATATCAGAGAAGACGAGCCACTCGGGACATTAGGAGCTGTGACTCTTGTAGATAATTATGAATCAGATACAGTGCTTGTAATGAATTCTGATTTGTTTACAAATCTTAATCTTGAAGAGTTTTATAAGCATTATCTGGAAGTAGGAGCAGATATGGCAATTGCATCTTTTCCTTATGTGGTTTCAGTACCTTATGGAGTACTTAACATTGATAATTCTTCCGTTACTTCAGTTGCTGAAAAGCCAACTTATACCTACCACGCAAGTGCGGGTATGTATCTTATAAAAAAGGAATATTTTAATCTTATTCCTAGAAATACTTTCTACAATGCGACAGATCTAATGGATCTACTGTTCTCTATGCAGAAAAAGATTACTTATTTCCCTATTGTTGGATATTGGATAGACATTGGTAAGCCCGATGATTATAAGAAGGCTCAGGAATATGTAAAATATCTGGAATAA
- the neuC gene encoding UDP-N-acetylglucosamine 2-epimerase, with amino-acid sequence MKIAVLTSSRADYGIYYPLLKLLKEDPFFDLEIIAFGTHLSVAHGYTLSCIETDGFEVKHQIPTVPEGDSPSDIAFSIGDTIEKFSKLWSEHKFDLVFALGDRYEMFAAVSATTPFNIKVAHISGGETTLGAIDNVYRHSITLMSTFHFVSTDIYKKRVIEITGSEEHTYNVGALSIDNLKNMKLFSPEEFKEKFNIDLSKPTILITFHPETVSFEKNEIFINEVIKALANCSKYQLVITMPNTDTMGNMIRSRLKDFIVHAENAIEVESFGALGYLSCMKHCAFMLGNTSSGFVEASFFPKYVINLGDRQKGRLVTPNILNVPVEHEAIECAIKKVESLKPLENLNVYGTGDASGQIVNILKQL; translated from the coding sequence ATGAAAATAGCTGTACTCACCAGTTCCAGAGCCGATTATGGCATCTATTATCCTTTGTTGAAATTATTAAAGGAAGATCCTTTCTTTGATCTTGAAATTATAGCTTTTGGAACACATTTGTCTGTTGCTCATGGATATACGCTTAGCTGCATAGAAACAGACGGATTTGAGGTAAAGCATCAGATTCCTACCGTTCCTGAAGGTGACAGTCCCTCTGATATAGCGTTTTCCATAGGTGATACCATAGAAAAGTTTTCTAAGCTTTGGAGTGAGCATAAATTTGATCTTGTATTTGCATTGGGAGACCGATATGAAATGTTTGCAGCTGTAAGTGCTACAACTCCCTTTAATATCAAAGTTGCACACATATCCGGAGGAGAAACAACGCTTGGCGCAATAGATAATGTTTATAGGCATTCTATTACATTAATGTCTACATTTCATTTTGTGTCTACAGATATTTATAAGAAAAGAGTTATCGAAATTACAGGTTCAGAAGAACATACTTATAATGTAGGTGCTCTAAGCATAGACAACCTGAAAAATATGAAACTCTTTTCTCCTGAAGAGTTTAAAGAAAAATTCAATATAGATCTGTCCAAACCTACAATACTTATAACATTCCATCCAGAAACAGTTTCTTTTGAAAAAAATGAAATTTTCATCAATGAGGTTATAAAGGCCTTGGCAAATTGTAGTAAATACCAATTGGTCATTACCATGCCCAATACTGATACAATGGGAAATATGATCAGGTCTAGGTTAAAGGATTTTATTGTTCACGCTGAAAATGCAATAGAGGTGGAATCTTTCGGAGCATTGGGATATTTATCTTGCATGAAGCATTGTGCTTTTATGCTGGGAAATACATCTAGTGGATTTGTCGAGGCTTCATTTTTTCCAAAATACGTTATCAATCTCGGAGACAGGCAAAAGGGAAGGCTTGTAACTCCTAATATTTTAAATGTTCCTGTCGAACATGAAGCAATAGAGTGTGCTATAAAAAAAGTAGAATCTTTGAAGCCACTTGAAAATCTTAATGTTTATGGAACAGGAGATGCTTCCGGGCAGATAGTAAATATCCTTAAACAGCTTTAA
- a CDS encoding acetyltransferase, with translation MKKLILIGGGGHCKSCIDVIESGGSYEIKGILEKDFTKGETILEYPILGGDELIPELAQKGFEFLITIGQFKSPALRIKLYNSIKQEGGKLATIIAATAIVSKYAKIGEGTIVMHGCILNASSEIGDNVIINTRAIIEHDVKIGNHCHISTNAVLNGGVKVGDNCFIASSVMAFHGISIASNIVVGGHSTVVKDLLEEGVYIGNPAVFHK, from the coding sequence TTGAAAAAACTTATTCTCATAGGTGGCGGAGGTCATTGCAAATCTTGCATAGACGTGATAGAATCAGGCGGAAGCTATGAGATAAAAGGTATTCTTGAAAAGGATTTTACTAAAGGAGAGACTATTCTAGAGTATCCTATTTTAGGTGGAGATGAGCTTATTCCTGAACTGGCACAAAAGGGATTTGAATTTTTAATTACAATTGGGCAGTTCAAATCTCCGGCATTAAGAATTAAACTTTATAATTCGATAAAACAAGAAGGTGGAAAACTAGCCACCATTATAGCTGCAACAGCAATTGTCTCAAAGTATGCTAAAATCGGGGAAGGTACAATTGTAATGCATGGTTGTATATTAAATGCCTCTTCAGAGATAGGAGATAATGTAATAATTAATACAAGGGCAATAATTGAACATGACGTGAAGATTGGAAACCATTGTCATATTTCAACCAATGCTGTGCTGAACGGAGGTGTTAAAGTAGGGGATAATTGTTTTATTGCAAGTTCGGTAATGGCCTTCCATGGCATTTCAATTGCATCGAATATAGTGGTCGGAGGGCATTCTACGGTAGTTAAGGATCTGCTTGAGGAAGGTGTTTACATAGGAAATCCTGCAGTTTTTCATAAATGA
- a CDS encoding FkbM family methyltransferase, which translates to MFALKYLFKSVYRILKSSMGRHLLLLMAKYGNVPRYSQRKVSFLKYEFLVPDCWSFLFQFQEIYVEQYYKFETKEKTPVIFDCGANIGTSCLYFSSLYPASKIIAFEADPNIASILKSNLDKNNIKNVDILNKAVWIDNNGIEFSIEGADGASIFGNGKKVKVESVRLRDLLLQTPKIDMLKMDIEGAESAVLKDCSDALTNVENIFIEYHSFPGQQQELNEILNVLSKNNFRYYIDSAQGRQSPLVNHFYRDNKIMDLQLNIFGYKN; encoded by the coding sequence ATGTTCGCGTTAAAATATCTCTTTAAGAGTGTATATAGAATACTGAAGTCTTCAATGGGCCGTCATTTACTCTTATTGATGGCCAAATATGGAAATGTTCCCAGGTATTCTCAAAGGAAAGTATCATTTTTAAAATACGAATTCCTGGTTCCCGATTGTTGGTCTTTCTTGTTTCAATTTCAGGAAATTTATGTGGAGCAATATTACAAGTTTGAAACAAAGGAAAAGACCCCTGTAATTTTTGATTGTGGTGCCAATATTGGTACCAGCTGCCTTTACTTTAGTTCTTTATATCCAGCATCTAAAATTATAGCATTTGAGGCAGACCCAAATATTGCCTCTATTTTAAAGAGTAATCTTGATAAGAATAATATCAAAAATGTAGATATCCTAAATAAGGCTGTGTGGATTGACAATAACGGAATTGAATTTTCAATTGAAGGGGCTGATGGGGCTTCTATCTTTGGTAATGGGAAAAAAGTAAAAGTTGAATCTGTGAGACTACGAGACCTATTGTTGCAAACTCCTAAAATTGATATGTTGAAGATGGACATCGAAGGGGCGGAGTCGGCAGTGTTAAAGGATTGTTCAGATGCTTTAACGAATGTAGAGAATATTTTTATAGAATATCATTCATTTCCCGGACAACAACAGGAGTTAAATGAAATACTGAATGTACTTTCAAAGAATAATTTTCGATATTATATAGATTCAGCTCAGGGACGTCAATCTCCTTTGGTTAACCATTTCTACAGAGACAATAAAATAATGGATTTACAGCTTAATATTTTCGGTTATAAAAATTAA
- the neuB gene encoding N-acetylneuraminate synthase: protein MKPSILIIAEAGVNHNGSIDIAKKLIDKAFEAGADIIKFQTFKASTITSKKSEKAEYQKKMTGSDEGQYEMLKRLELNETHHHILQEYCETKPIQFLSTPFDLQSIDLLKDLGINIGKIPSGELTNLPYLRKMAKNFEKIILSTGMANLEEVKTAMEVLLSSGLKKEHLTVLHCTTEYPTPMKDVNLNAMLTIQKELNVAIGYSDHTNGIEIPIAATALGATIIEKHFTLDRNMEGPDHQSSLEPEELNAMVTAIRNIEIALGDGIKTPSESEKKNIGIARKSIHILKNLPAGHVLEEGDLIMKRPGDGISPMEMDKVIGKKILKSMSEDDKLNWKDIG from the coding sequence ATGAAACCATCAATTTTAATCATTGCCGAAGCAGGAGTTAATCACAACGGAAGCATAGATATTGCTAAAAAACTCATTGATAAAGCTTTTGAAGCCGGTGCTGATATAATAAAATTTCAGACTTTTAAGGCATCAACGATTACAAGTAAAAAATCAGAGAAAGCCGAATATCAGAAGAAAATGACTGGTTCAGATGAAGGCCAATATGAAATGCTAAAGAGGCTTGAACTGAATGAAACACACCATCATATTTTACAAGAATATTGCGAGACCAAACCAATTCAATTTCTTTCTACCCCTTTTGATTTGCAAAGTATTGACTTGTTAAAAGATCTTGGAATTAATATTGGTAAAATACCTTCTGGTGAATTAACAAATCTGCCATACCTCAGGAAGATGGCTAAAAACTTCGAGAAGATCATTCTTTCAACGGGGATGGCAAATCTTGAGGAGGTTAAAACTGCTATGGAAGTTTTGTTGAGCAGTGGCCTTAAAAAGGAGCACCTTACCGTTCTGCATTGCACAACAGAATATCCTACACCAATGAAAGATGTCAATTTAAATGCAATGCTAACAATCCAGAAAGAGTTGAATGTAGCTATAGGATATTCTGACCATACCAATGGTATTGAAATTCCAATTGCTGCAACAGCCCTTGGTGCGACCATTATAGAAAAGCATTTTACACTGGATAGAAATATGGAAGGCCCGGATCATCAATCTTCCCTTGAACCGGAGGAATTGAATGCGATGGTCACTGCTATAAGAAACATTGAAATAGCTCTGGGAGATGGAATTAAAACACCTTCTGAATCTGAAAAAAAGAACATCGGAATTGCCAGAAAAAGCATTCATATTTTGAAAAACCTGCCTGCTGGTCATGTACTTGAAGAAGGGGACTTAATTATGAAAAGACCTGGAGATGGTATCAGCCCGATGGAAATGGATAAAGTGATTGGAAAAAAAATACTGAAGTCTATGAGCGAGGATGATAAATTAAACTGGAAGGATATCGGATGA